The genomic window ggcagcggcctcatcatcagcgccggagcctgcggccagcacctgcacagccccatgttcttcttcctgctgacccttgccctcaccgacctgggctccatctgcaccactgtccccaaagccatgcacaattccattTTGGGACACCACAACCACCTCCTacgcaggaggtgctgcacagcccctttctctttctctttctccttctctctttctccttctctttctctttctccttctctttctctttctctttctctttctctctttctctctttctctcttcctcttcctcttcctcttcctcttcctcttcctcttcctcttcctcttcctcttcctcttcctcttcctcttcctcttcctcttcctctctttctctctttctctctttctctctttctctctttttctctctttctctttctctctctcttcctctttttcatttcagcggagttttccctcctcgccgccgtcgagtgctacgaccgctacgtgtccctctgcaaacccctgcactacgggaccctcctgggcagcagagcttgtgctcacatggcagcagctgcctgggccagtgcctttctcactgctctgctgcacacggccaatacattttccctgcccctgtgccagggcagtgccctgggccagttcttgGGTGAAATCCCACAgttcctcaagctctcctgctcacactgccacCTCAGGGAACTCGGGCttgttgtgttttccatctgtttaacttttggttcatttgtgttccttcttttctcctatgtgcagatcttcagggctgtgctgaggatcccctctgagcagggatggcacaAAACCTTttgcacgtgcctccctcacctggccatggtctccctgttcctcagcactggctttgttgcctgcttgaagcccccctccagGTCCTCCCCATCCGtggacctggcactgccagttctgtactcggtgctgcctccagccctgaagtccctcatctacagcctgaggaaccaggagctcaaggatgccctgaggaaaatgatgactggATGCTTTCCAGAAGCAAAAACCTGCCTGTTTTCAGCTCCATAGGCTAAAGTGTAATCATTAGAGGCCCAGCCTGCCTTCTCAGgttgttttggtggtggtgctttgggggctttttttcttctcctatgTTAATGTTGTACCCAAAAGATTTTGTTATGCATCTTATTCCCTGTTTACAGGCTGAATGGGACTGTTGACAGGGACTGTGTCAATGAGgagtctgctctgtgtgtattCACATGAAAGAAAGGACCCATCAGCAAGGTCTTTGTTCAAGATCCTTTGGTTGAGTCCATCCCtgaagctggagggcaggaCCAGTTTTGCAGGCGTGGGGCagggaagagtcccagcagagcagcacagccagggagcagcagagcttggtcttttcagagctcctctcttattacttccactctctcctttggagctgctgtgatggTGTAAGGCCAACAGCTCTGTGCGGGTGGTGCGAGTCCTGCTGCgtgtcacaggcagggacaggccatgggcactgctgggacacagctgggctccGCCACAGCAGttccatcagcaaagggcatctcctgaaggcactgcaggaaggctttgctctccctgcacagtcACTGTCAGGAACAGGCCCAAGGAAGAGACTCTAAAGAGGCTGCCTGTATTCCTTGttctcccagggctcagtgggATGAGATCAGGGTCCCAGTGTGGCCTTCAAGAGACTCAGGTGTGGTTCAGGTTTTGCTTGGTGGTGGCCAGTGCC from Aphelocoma coerulescens isolate FSJ_1873_10779 unplaced genomic scaffold, UR_Acoe_1.0 HiC_scaffold_60, whole genome shotgun sequence includes these protein-coding regions:
- the LOC138101979 gene encoding olfactory receptor 14J1-like, whose product is LHYGTLLGSRACAHMAAAAWASAFLTALLHTANTFSLPLCQGSALGQFLGEIPQFLKLSCSHCHLRELGLVVFSICLTFGSFVFLLFSYVQIFRAVLRIPSEQGWHKTFCTCLPHLAMVSLFLSTGFVACLKPPSRSSPSVDLALPVLYSVLPPALKSLIYSLRNQELKDALRKMMTGCFPEAKTCLFSAP